One Georgenia wutianyii DNA segment encodes these proteins:
- a CDS encoding MDR family MFS transporter: MARPSRRGRLGGSRRGPAEETKHREVMKVLTGLLLALFVAMLSGTIVGNALPVIIADLGGSQLQYTWIVTAALLASTASTPIFGKLADLFDKKKLLLMAIGLFSVGSLLAGMAQDPNMLIAFRVVQGVGMGAQMALVQVTIASIISPRERGRYNGYMGAVMAVATVSGPLIGGVIVDTPWLGWRWTYWSAIPFSLIAIWVLHRRLVVPPSTRRKPKVDYAGSALIVLSVTLLLLWLSFAGTYFEWVSWTSAAMIGGAVLGTVVFVLVERRAAEPVVPMWILTERTTALSIVASFSVGVIMFAAPVFLGQYFQIGRGYGPAAAGLLMVPMMLGVFLSSTIAGRLVSRRGTWKRYVIAGLSVQALGVGLMATVGASTPLWLVGAYLALMGIGQGASMQNLVLAVQNTVPLKDMGAASSAVAFFRSLGGAIGVQVLGAILTAHIGSLLVSRLTAAGYESGAASGTGDLDIGALPAPLQEIVRSGYGDGMGLIFLIMAVCSVVALVAAGLMRGSTLRDTVDLEVKRAVESASIPAGPATVNVADEAVTPVGPAVDEPNDDAAVQERGESGAGAGPRATDAPRDDSRAHVRPRVTDRGICRPVRQTAPSVGAGCEARETEEPRTGTSR; encoded by the coding sequence ATGGCGCGTCCGTCCCGCCGCGGGAGGCTCGGCGGCAGCCGCCGGGGCCCGGCCGAGGAGACCAAGCACCGCGAGGTCATGAAGGTCCTGACCGGCCTGCTCCTCGCGCTGTTCGTCGCCATGCTCTCGGGCACGATCGTCGGCAACGCGCTGCCGGTGATCATCGCCGACCTCGGTGGCTCCCAGCTGCAGTACACGTGGATCGTCACCGCGGCCCTGCTCGCCTCGACGGCGAGCACCCCGATCTTCGGCAAGCTCGCCGACCTCTTCGACAAGAAGAAGCTCCTCCTCATGGCGATCGGGCTGTTCAGCGTGGGCTCGCTGCTCGCCGGGATGGCGCAGGACCCGAACATGCTCATCGCGTTCCGGGTGGTCCAGGGCGTGGGGATGGGCGCGCAGATGGCGCTCGTCCAGGTGACGATCGCCTCGATCATCTCCCCGCGGGAGCGCGGCCGGTACAACGGCTACATGGGCGCGGTCATGGCCGTGGCGACCGTGTCCGGGCCGCTCATCGGTGGGGTCATCGTCGACACCCCGTGGCTCGGCTGGCGCTGGACGTACTGGAGCGCCATCCCGTTCTCGCTCATCGCGATCTGGGTGCTGCACCGGCGCCTGGTCGTGCCGCCGAGCACCCGGCGCAAGCCGAAGGTCGACTACGCCGGCTCGGCGCTCATCGTCCTGTCGGTCACCCTCCTGCTGCTGTGGCTCTCCTTCGCCGGCACGTACTTCGAGTGGGTGTCGTGGACGAGCGCGGCGATGATCGGCGGAGCGGTGCTCGGTACGGTCGTGTTCGTCCTCGTCGAGCGGCGTGCGGCGGAGCCGGTCGTGCCGATGTGGATCCTCACCGAGCGGACGACGGCGCTGAGCATCGTCGCGAGCTTCTCGGTCGGCGTCATCATGTTCGCCGCGCCGGTGTTCCTCGGCCAGTACTTCCAGATCGGGCGCGGTTACGGCCCTGCCGCGGCCGGGCTGCTCATGGTGCCGATGATGCTCGGCGTGTTCCTCTCCTCGACGATCGCCGGGCGGCTGGTGAGCCGGAGGGGGACGTGGAAGCGCTACGTCATCGCGGGGCTCTCGGTGCAGGCGCTGGGTGTGGGCCTCATGGCGACGGTCGGGGCGTCCACGCCGCTGTGGCTCGTCGGTGCCTACCTCGCGCTCATGGGCATCGGTCAGGGTGCCTCGATGCAGAACCTCGTGCTCGCGGTCCAGAACACGGTGCCCCTCAAGGACATGGGGGCCGCGAGCTCGGCCGTCGCGTTCTTCCGGTCGCTCGGTGGTGCGATCGGCGTCCAGGTGCTCGGTGCGATCCTCACCGCGCACATCGGCTCGCTGCTCGTCAGCCGCCTCACCGCCGCCGGCTACGAGTCCGGTGCCGCGAGCGGGACCGGGGACCTCGACATCGGCGCGCTGCCCGCGCCACTCCAGGAGATCGTGCGCAGTGGCTACGGCGACGGCATGGGTCTCATCTTCCTCATCATGGCGGTCTGCTCGGTCGTGGCGCTGGTGGCCGCGGGCCTCATGCGCGGGTCGACGCTGCGCGACACCGTCGACCTCGAGGTCAAGCGCGCCGTGGAGAGCGCGAGCATCCCGGCCGGGCCCGCCACGGTGAACGTCGCCGACGAGGCCGTCACCCCGGTCGGCCCCGCTGTCGACGAGCCGAACGACGACGCCGCCGTCCAGGAGCGCGGGGAGTCCGGTGCCGGCGCTGGTCCGCGAGCCACCGACGCGCCGCGCGACGACTCCCGTGCCCACGTGCGACCCCGCGTCACCGACCGGGGGATCTGCCGTCCGGTCCGGCAGACCGCACCGTCGGTCGGCGCCGGGTGCGAGGCGAGGGAGACCGAGGAGCCGCGCACCGGCACGTCGCGCTGA
- a CDS encoding DUF222 domain-containing protein: MVTTTPLGPRPLADQVGVSVAALRAGAPGEGAGGWTGEEREAVVAELDAAIRDLTVYRGQVLLAHRQDGRWGTVTDRHFADYRSRSTGIGRGAAVGDLQLAEGLEAMPAVAGAVESGDLTLEHARTLTRLQRGASPAVRGALTEGGLDGLLERAARERLSAPDLGRAAKAWAATVDAAAAQAEFESVRRRRTLTLRRQAGGVAGEFFLDPVAGEELRIALEAVAGRPAAAEERTREQRMADALTTMAGRVLQVGADRAGAQVRPHLALLVSEQTWVGIRRRRRATHPTGPTTPWPDVPAGQLEDGTPVPVGELERLMCDCETTRAVMSAAGVPLDVGRTQRHHTKELRRAVLTRDRHCQWPACTSGRRGARSTTSRGGPAGAPPPSSTASRCAPTTTTACTRRTPSSPRWPTASTSTTAPERTSAPPGAATEVCSPRTPKPPGRPSRPCVRVILDPAELNRPAGEGTAASAPGEGGIPAPPRGPLVAEPHHHWSAPGHRRRSPDRRGVLESPARRSSLEAPDRRSSR; the protein is encoded by the coding sequence GTGGTCACGACGACCCCGCTCGGCCCACGCCCCCTGGCCGACCAGGTGGGCGTGAGCGTCGCCGCCCTGCGCGCCGGCGCTCCGGGTGAGGGCGCCGGAGGCTGGACGGGCGAGGAACGCGAGGCGGTCGTCGCCGAGCTCGACGCCGCGATCCGTGACCTCACCGTCTACCGGGGCCAGGTGTTGCTCGCACACCGGCAGGACGGTCGCTGGGGCACGGTGACCGACCGCCACTTCGCCGACTACCGTTCGCGGTCCACGGGGATCGGCCGCGGCGCCGCGGTCGGGGACCTGCAGCTGGCCGAAGGGCTCGAGGCGATGCCCGCCGTCGCCGGAGCCGTCGAGAGCGGGGACCTCACGCTGGAGCACGCGAGGACGCTCACCCGTCTTCAGCGTGGCGCGTCGCCGGCGGTCCGCGGGGCGCTCACGGAGGGCGGGCTGGACGGCCTGCTCGAGCGCGCGGCACGCGAGCGACTCTCCGCGCCCGACCTGGGCCGGGCGGCGAAGGCGTGGGCGGCCACCGTCGACGCCGCGGCCGCCCAGGCCGAGTTCGAGTCCGTGCGGCGGCGCCGCACGCTCACCCTCCGCAGGCAGGCCGGCGGGGTCGCCGGGGAGTTCTTCCTCGACCCGGTCGCCGGTGAGGAGCTGCGCATCGCGCTCGAGGCCGTGGCCGGGCGGCCGGCGGCGGCCGAGGAGCGCACCCGCGAGCAGCGCATGGCCGACGCCCTCACGACGATGGCGGGCCGGGTGCTCCAGGTCGGCGCCGACCGCGCGGGAGCGCAGGTGCGACCTCATCTCGCGCTGCTCGTCTCGGAGCAGACGTGGGTCGGCATCCGCCGACGTCGTCGGGCCACCCACCCCACCGGGCCGACCACGCCCTGGCCGGACGTCCCTGCCGGGCAGCTGGAGGACGGCACGCCCGTGCCCGTCGGGGAGCTCGAGCGACTCATGTGCGACTGCGAGACCACCCGCGCGGTCATGAGCGCCGCCGGGGTGCCGCTGGACGTCGGACGCACCCAGCGCCACCACACGAAAGAGCTGCGTCGCGCGGTGCTCACCCGCGACCGGCACTGCCAGTGGCCGGCCTGCACCAGCGGGCGTCGTGGTGCGAGGTCCACCACCTCACGTGGTGGTCCCGCGGGGGCACCACCACCCTCGTCGACGGCATCACGCTGTGCTCCTACCACCACCACCGCGTGCACGAGACGGACGCCGTCATCACCCCGCTGGCCGACGGCTTCGACTTCCACCACCGCTCCGGAGCGCACATCGGCACCACCCGGCGCGGCGACGGAGGTGTGCTCGCCCCGGACCCCGAAGCCGCCCGGCAGGCCGTCGCGGCCGTGCGTGAGGGTGATCCTCGACCCGGCGGAGCTGAACCGGCCGGCGGGAGAGGGGACAGCTGCGTCCGCACCCGGGGAGGGCGGGATCCCGGCGCCGCCGAGAGGACCTCTGGTCGCGGAGCCTCACCACCACTGGTCAGCTCCGGGTCACCGCCGTCGGTCGCCGGATCGGCGCGGCGTCCTGGAGTCGCCGGCACGGCGCAGCTCCCTGGAGGCGCCGGATCGGCGCAGCTCCCGGTGA
- a CDS encoding alpha/beta hydrolase: MPDDAVHLAAPVPDVLGEPWVQRRMTLRPSADYDGHAEAVLVHQREPVNRRAVLYLHGFTDYFFQAAHAERWVAAGFDFYALDLRTNGRAVGERTRSGDVRDLRHHDEEIDAALRAIRADGHDQVVLLGHSTGGLVAVGWADRHPGEVDAIVLNSPWFDHNGPWVERVVLTLLVRLLARWLPSVVVGHLREHYGRHLHASTGGAWDYDLAWKAFAGFPMRAGTFASVRREQARLARGLAVDVPVLLCCSTRSGSPSDPTPEELRGTDCVLDVRHMVARAPLVGPDVTVVQVEGGIHDLALTDAPAREEYERAAIEWATARLSRGPARP, translated from the coding sequence ATGCCCGACGACGCCGTCCACCTCGCTGCCCCCGTCCCCGACGTCCTCGGGGAGCCGTGGGTCCAGCGCCGTATGACGCTGCGGCCCTCCGCGGACTACGACGGGCACGCCGAGGCGGTGCTCGTCCACCAGCGGGAGCCGGTCAACCGCCGTGCCGTGCTCTACCTCCACGGGTTCACCGACTACTTCTTCCAGGCCGCCCACGCCGAGCGTTGGGTCGCGGCCGGGTTCGACTTCTACGCCCTCGACCTGCGCACGAACGGTCGCGCCGTCGGCGAGCGGACGCGGTCCGGGGACGTGCGGGACCTGCGCCACCACGACGAGGAGATCGACGCCGCCCTGCGCGCGATCCGGGCCGACGGCCACGACCAGGTCGTGCTGCTCGGGCACTCGACCGGTGGGCTCGTCGCCGTCGGCTGGGCCGACCGGCACCCGGGCGAGGTGGACGCGATCGTGCTCAACAGCCCGTGGTTCGACCACAACGGTCCCTGGGTCGAGCGCGTCGTCCTCACCCTGCTCGTGCGGCTGCTCGCCCGGTGGCTGCCGAGCGTCGTCGTCGGGCACCTGCGCGAGCACTACGGGCGCCACCTGCACGCCTCGACCGGCGGAGCGTGGGATTACGACCTCGCGTGGAAGGCGTTCGCCGGGTTCCCGATGCGTGCCGGGACGTTCGCGAGCGTGCGCCGGGAGCAGGCGCGGCTCGCGCGGGGACTCGCGGTCGACGTGCCCGTGCTGCTGTGCTGCTCGACGCGCTCCGGCTCCCCCAGCGACCCGACCCCGGAGGAGCTGCGCGGGACGGACTGCGTCCTGGACGTGCGGCACATGGTGGCCCGCGCGCCGCTCGTCGGGCCCGATGTCACGGTCGTGCAGGTCGAGGGCGGGATCCACGACCTCGCCCTGACCGACGCACCGGCGCGTGAGGAGTACGAGCGGGCGGCCATCGAGTGGGCGACGGCGCGGCTTTCGAGGGGTCCTGCTCGGCCCTGA
- a CDS encoding acylphosphatase, protein MRRCHVTVTGRVQGVGMRWSCATEAQRAGVAGWVRNLPDGRVEAVLEGEDDAVDRVLRWLRTGPPAARVDDVSVRVTEPEGEQGFRVR, encoded by the coding sequence ATGCGGCGCTGCCACGTGACGGTGACCGGGCGGGTGCAGGGCGTGGGGATGCGCTGGTCGTGCGCGACCGAGGCCCAGCGCGCGGGCGTCGCCGGCTGGGTGCGCAACCTGCCCGACGGTCGGGTCGAGGCGGTCCTCGAAGGGGAGGACGACGCCGTCGACCGGGTGCTGCGCTGGCTGCGCACCGGCCCGCCCGCGGCGCGCGTGGACGACGTCTCCGTGCGCGTCACGGAGCCCGAGGGGGAGCAGGGCTTCCGCGTGCGCTGA
- a CDS encoding CAP domain-containing protein, producing MTLGATVLASTVTAAPTLPGWLLLPLEASGMPAHLTTPLTVTAPPERAEVMIDLADYVAAQETTKAPVAPLVAPEPPIEKVEPAPLVAEPAPVTTPEGETPVLVPDDAEATVPQVEETTEPVPAPDPEPEQLPAVVPSPEPEPSPEPEPEPEPVPSEPAPQPSQAPEPEPAPSTSPEPETTPIPAPTTPAPAPEPSPSPSPTPSPSPTPSPTPTPTPTPEPTPEPQPAGDAATARSTLLGLVNAHRANHGLPPLQYDGHLQNVAQNWANRLRTIDAVQHNPYYRSQVGCFGGTWGGCSELIIRNTGGAQMNFGSLLRWMHAWWVDSATHNQAMLDPRYTHVGYGFVWSESGTPYAVAVLAQRY from the coding sequence GTGACGCTCGGGGCGACGGTCCTCGCGAGCACGGTGACCGCTGCCCCGACGCTCCCCGGCTGGCTGCTCCTGCCCCTCGAGGCCAGCGGCATGCCCGCCCACCTCACCACCCCGCTGACCGTCACCGCCCCGCCCGAGCGCGCCGAGGTCATGATCGACCTGGCCGACTACGTGGCCGCGCAGGAGACGACCAAGGCCCCGGTGGCGCCGCTCGTCGCGCCCGAGCCGCCGATCGAGAAGGTGGAGCCGGCCCCGCTCGTCGCGGAGCCCGCACCGGTCACCACGCCGGAGGGCGAGACGCCCGTCCTCGTACCCGACGACGCCGAGGCGACGGTCCCGCAGGTGGAGGAGACGACCGAGCCGGTCCCGGCGCCGGACCCCGAGCCGGAGCAGCTCCCCGCCGTCGTCCCCTCGCCGGAGCCGGAGCCTTCGCCGGAACCGGAGCCCGAGCCCGAGCCCGTGCCGAGCGAGCCGGCGCCGCAGCCCTCGCAGGCCCCGGAGCCCGAGCCGGCGCCGAGCACCTCCCCCGAGCCGGAGACCACGCCGATACCTGCGCCCACCACGCCGGCTCCGGCCCCCGAGCCCTCGCCGTCGCCGTCGCCCACCCCGTCTCCGAGCCCGACGCCGTCGCCCACGCCGACGCCGACGCCGACGCCCGAGCCGACGCCCGAGCCGCAGCCGGCAGGGGACGCCGCGACTGCTCGCAGCACCCTGCTCGGGCTCGTCAACGCCCACCGCGCCAACCACGGCCTGCCGCCGCTGCAGTACGACGGCCACCTGCAGAACGTCGCCCAGAACTGGGCGAACCGGCTGCGCACGATCGACGCCGTCCAGCACAACCCGTACTACCGCAGCCAGGTCGGCTGCTTCGGCGGCACGTGGGGCGGGTGCAGCGAGCTCATCATCCGCAACACCGGCGGCGCGCAGATGAACTTCGGCTCGCTGCTGCGCTGGATGCACGCCTGGTGGGTCGACTCCGCGACCCACAACCAGGCGATGCTCGACCCGCGGTACACCCACGTGGGCTACGGGTTCGTGTGGAGCGAGTCGGGCACGCCCTACGCGGTGGCGGTGCTCGCGCAGCGGTACTGA